The following are from one region of the Rhizobium sullae genome:
- a CDS encoding acid phosphatase, which produces MSVLRRCRLTTALFVLLTVVPSLASAQSAPAYVDAGVTNKRGDACFSAADSNAAVRLLSGFLNIWTPRTPFVDAGVEAPAKDNCPAVAKTDWDGIPFSPTDGHIVNQAVHDANIAYVIKVTRARTAQQAIVAYLDDRRGKNASIVDGLGPLTDAWKAGSKQTTTITEVAADATTVKYDDKGNNRGLGSKADEKTKTDANPDMGLAVDLINAASGDGSTEAAKRYFKYARPYRWSKDVVVLPTLEPAKNGKPAEDGGFPSGHAAEAWRDALSMAYLVPQRFQEMLTRASEMGESRILAGMHSPLDVMGGRVLATATVVYNLNKPENAALKRDAYRQAQSWLAIKSGATGEAGLDALSHAAVLANDRFADSSANRAYVLERLTYGFAPVDATDRPPRVPKGAEVLLETRLPYLDAEQRRAVLETTEIASGYPLLDDTEGYGRLNFFAAADGYGAFEDEVTVTMDAAKGGFNELDTWRNDIQGTGRLVKRGGGILGLSGANGYTGGTVLEEGALAALSPAAFGSGDLVVDGGSLILVAEKPVTVGGDYRQRASAVMKPTLGEGGKGGLIVKGKAVLSGELRVTLADGYAPAPGTKIEFLKADAVTGTFGKVSVEGHKASVAYGPTAVTLTIDG; this is translated from the coding sequence ATGTCTGTCTTGCGCCGTTGCCGGTTGACCACCGCGCTTTTCGTTCTCCTGACCGTTGTGCCGTCGCTTGCAAGTGCCCAGTCGGCCCCGGCCTATGTCGATGCCGGCGTCACCAACAAGCGCGGCGATGCCTGCTTTTCGGCCGCAGACAGCAATGCCGCGGTGCGTCTTCTCTCAGGCTTTCTGAATATCTGGACGCCGCGCACGCCGTTCGTCGATGCGGGCGTCGAAGCGCCGGCCAAGGACAATTGCCCGGCCGTTGCCAAGACCGATTGGGACGGCATTCCCTTCAGCCCGACCGACGGCCATATCGTCAACCAGGCGGTTCACGACGCGAATATCGCCTATGTCATCAAGGTGACCCGTGCGCGCACGGCGCAGCAGGCCATCGTCGCCTATCTCGACGACCGGCGAGGTAAGAATGCCAGCATTGTCGACGGCCTTGGTCCGCTGACGGATGCCTGGAAGGCCGGGTCAAAGCAGACGACGACGATTACGGAAGTCGCCGCCGACGCGACGACAGTGAAGTACGACGACAAGGGAAACAATCGCGGGCTCGGCAGCAAAGCTGACGAGAAAACCAAGACCGATGCGAACCCGGACATGGGCCTTGCGGTCGACCTCATCAACGCCGCAAGCGGCGACGGCTCGACAGAAGCCGCCAAGCGCTATTTCAAATATGCGCGTCCCTATCGCTGGAGCAAGGATGTGGTGGTCCTCCCGACGCTTGAGCCAGCCAAGAACGGCAAGCCGGCCGAAGACGGCGGTTTCCCGAGTGGGCATGCGGCGGAAGCCTGGCGCGATGCACTCTCCATGGCCTATCTCGTGCCGCAACGCTTTCAGGAAATGCTGACGCGTGCCAGCGAAATGGGCGAGAGCCGCATACTGGCCGGTATGCATTCGCCGCTTGACGTCATGGGTGGCCGCGTTCTCGCCACCGCGACGGTCGTCTACAACCTCAATAAGCCGGAGAACGCCGCATTGAAGCGTGATGCTTACCGCCAGGCGCAGTCCTGGCTCGCCATCAAGAGCGGCGCGACGGGCGAGGCCGGTCTTGACGCCTTGTCGCATGCGGCGGTGCTTGCCAACGACCGCTTCGCAGACAGCAGCGCGAACCGCGCCTATGTGCTTGAACGCCTGACCTACGGTTTCGCGCCGGTCGACGCGACCGACCGGCCGCCGCGCGTGCCGAAGGGTGCTGAAGTGCTCCTCGAAACGCGTCTGCCCTATCTCGACGCCGAGCAGCGGCGCGCGGTGCTGGAAACCACCGAAATCGCTTCGGGCTATCCGCTGCTCGACGATACGGAAGGTTACGGCCGCCTCAACTTCTTCGCCGCCGCGGACGGCTACGGCGCGTTCGAGGATGAGGTGACGGTGACGATGGACGCAGCCAAGGGCGGTTTCAACGAGCTGGACACCTGGAGGAACGACATTCAAGGCACGGGTCGGCTCGTCAAGCGCGGCGGTGGCATCCTCGGGCTTTCCGGCGCCAACGGCTATACCGGCGGCACGGTGCTGGAGGAGGGTGCTTTGGCGGCCCTGTCGCCGGCGGCCTTCGGCAGCGGCGATCTGGTGGTCGACGGCGGTTCGCTCATCCTGGTGGCCGAAAAGCCAGTGACCGTCGGCGGCGACTATCGCCAGCGCGCCAGCGCCGTGATGAAGCCGACGCTCGGAGAAGGCGGCAAGGGCGGCCTCATCGTCAAGGGCAAGGCGGTACTTTCCGGCGAACTTCGCGTGACCCTTGCCGACGGCTATGCGCCGGCGCCGGGCACGAAGATCGAGTTCCTGAAAGCGGATGCTGTCACCGGGACTTTCGGCAAGGTGAGCGTCGAGGGCCATAAGGCAAGCGTTGCCTACGGCCCGACAGCCGTTACCTTGACGATCGACGGATAG
- the urtA gene encoding urea ABC transporter substrate-binding protein, whose product MNLKSYVTSAALGAVMAASAAFHGAVAADDTIKVGVLHSLSGTMAISETTLKDAMLMLIDGQNKKGGLLGKKLEAVVVDPASDWPLFAEKARELIEKDKVAAVFGCWTSSSRKSVLPVFEELNSLLFYPVQYEGEESSRNIFYTGAAPNQQAIPAVDYLMEKEGVKRFVLEGTDYVYPRTTNKILEAYLVSKGIPKEDIIVNYTPFGFSDWQTEVSKIKEFGSSGKKTAVVSTINGDANVPFYKELGNQGIKATDIPVVAFSVGEEELAGLDTKPLVGHLAAWNYFESVESPANKKFIKEWHAFTKNDKRVTNDPMEAAYIGFNAWVKAVQAAGTTDTDKVLDSIIGTTVPNLSGGYATVMPNHHITKPVLIGEIQADGQFEIVQETSAVVGDEWSDFLPDSKDLISDWRKPMNCGNFNAATGKCGGKGS is encoded by the coding sequence ATGAATCTCAAGTCCTATGTAACGAGTGCTGCGCTTGGCGCCGTCATGGCGGCCTCAGCCGCCTTCCACGGCGCGGTTGCCGCCGACGACACGATCAAGGTCGGCGTGCTGCATTCGCTGTCCGGCACCATGGCGATTTCCGAAACGACGCTGAAAGACGCGATGCTGATGCTCATCGACGGGCAGAACAAGAAGGGTGGCCTTCTCGGCAAGAAGCTCGAAGCGGTCGTCGTCGATCCGGCTTCCGACTGGCCGCTCTTTGCCGAAAAGGCACGCGAGCTGATCGAGAAGGACAAGGTTGCGGCCGTCTTCGGTTGCTGGACCTCGTCTTCGCGCAAGTCGGTTCTGCCGGTTTTCGAAGAGCTGAACTCGCTGCTTTTCTACCCGGTTCAGTATGAGGGCGAAGAGTCTTCGCGCAACATCTTCTACACGGGTGCTGCTCCGAACCAGCAGGCGATTCCGGCCGTCGACTACCTGATGGAAAAGGAAGGCGTCAAGCGCTTCGTGCTCGAAGGCACAGACTACGTCTATCCGCGCACGACCAACAAGATCCTGGAAGCCTACCTCGTCTCCAAGGGCATTCCGAAGGAAGACATCATCGTCAACTACACGCCGTTCGGCTTCTCCGATTGGCAAACGGAAGTTTCCAAGATCAAGGAATTCGGCTCGTCCGGCAAGAAGACCGCCGTCGTCTCCACCATCAACGGCGACGCCAACGTCCCTTTCTACAAGGAACTCGGCAACCAGGGCATCAAGGCAACCGATATCCCGGTCGTCGCCTTCTCGGTCGGCGAAGAAGAACTTGCCGGTCTCGACACCAAGCCGCTCGTCGGCCATCTCGCTGCCTGGAATTACTTCGAGTCGGTCGAAAGCCCGGCGAACAAGAAGTTCATCAAGGAGTGGCACGCCTTCACTAAGAACGACAAGCGCGTGACCAACGACCCGATGGAAGCCGCCTATATCGGCTTCAATGCCTGGGTTAAGGCCGTCCAGGCTGCCGGAACGACGGATACGGACAAGGTTCTCGACAGCATCATCGGCACCACGGTTCCGAACCTTTCCGGCGGCTATGCCACCGTCATGCCGAACCACCACATCACCAAGCCGGTGCTGATCGGTGAAATCCAGGCTGACGGTCAGTTCGAAATCGTCCAGGAAACGTCAGCCGTCGTCGGTGACGAATGGTCCGACTTCCTGCCGGACTCCAAGGACCTGATCTCCGATTGGCGCAAGCCCATGAACTGCGGCAACTTCAACGCTGCAACGGGCAAGTGCGGCGGCAAGGGCTCCTGA
- a CDS encoding hybrid sensor histidine kinase/response regulator: MAARQRIIPVRREYNRWVANQTLEDYALRFTAKSARQFSSQRISQTAIGAISFLALEAIGGAITLSYGTTNAFFAIIVASIAMLAIGLPISRYAIRHGVDIDLLTRGASFGYIGSTITSLIYASFTFMLFAIEASIMSGALELTLGIPLWIGYIISAVMVIPLVTYGVKLISRFQLLTQPFWIVLNILPFLFIAFSDWEKFDLWRAFAGIRHASGPPGTIADFNLIEFGAASAVILALMSQIGEQADFLRFLPPDGQRKWRHRLAVFLAGPGWVIIGAPKLLAGSFLVVLTLSAGVPVDRAADPAQMYLTAFGYMIPWQDGALLLMAAFVVVSQLKINVMNAYAGSLAWSNFFSRLTHSHPGRVIWLIFNVAIALLLMELGIYGLLEETLGIFSIIAMAWLCTISADLFINKPLGLAPPGIEFKRAHLYDINPVGLGAMGLSATVALIAHFGAFGVIAASLAPYITLVIALTASPLIAWATKGKFYLARKPRHSWKNLTNITCSVCEHPFEPEDMAWCPAYAAPICSLCCSLDSRCHDMCKPKARFNTQVATVAKVLLPETVVEKLTTRLGRYGIAVVLALTAVGAILAMIAHQVASASPETAEVVNGTILIVFFVFAVIAGVVCWFYVLAHDSRVVAEEESSRQNTLLLREIAAHKKTDAALQNAKETAEAANRAKSRYVVGLSHELRTPLNAVLGYAQILERDETIPAPRQSSIKVIRRSAEHLSGLIDGLLDISKIEAGRLQVYSNEINIRDFLDQIVDMFRPQAQAKGLAFSHDRSPSLPHFVRTDEKRLRQILVNLLSNAIKFTDEGRVTFDVGYRSQVATFTISDTGRGIAEKDLGRIYEPFQRGEADNIRPMPGLGLGLTITQLLTNTLGGEISVSSEKDKGSTFRVRLMLSAVMREMIAPPQEKKIVSYDGPRRTIVVVDDNEDHREMMREILVPLDFVVLTAGNGPDCLTLIEGIQPDLFLVDISMPGMNGWQLVSRLRETGQTSPIVMLSANIGDAAAAAGSDGRHSDAIGKPVDIRQLRDKLALHLGLKWLYADAAQATFPVAQPPMKSPGAAHIEELLRLGEIGYIRGIEAKLADLAKVAANQPFTDELRTYVAAFDLAGFMTFLHGFDEKVDTIG; encoded by the coding sequence ATGGCAGCGCGCCAACGCATCATTCCGGTGAGACGCGAATACAACCGTTGGGTCGCGAACCAGACGCTGGAAGACTATGCGCTGCGCTTCACCGCCAAGAGTGCCCGGCAATTTTCCTCGCAGCGCATCTCGCAGACGGCGATCGGCGCGATCTCCTTTCTCGCGCTCGAAGCGATCGGCGGCGCGATCACCCTCTCCTACGGCACGACCAACGCCTTCTTCGCGATCATCGTCGCCTCGATCGCCATGCTGGCGATCGGCCTGCCGATCAGCCGCTATGCGATCAGGCACGGCGTCGACATCGATCTTCTGACACGCGGGGCAAGCTTCGGCTATATCGGCTCGACGATCACCTCGCTGATCTATGCCAGCTTCACCTTCATGCTCTTTGCTATCGAGGCTTCGATCATGTCCGGCGCGCTGGAGCTGACGCTCGGCATCCCGCTCTGGATCGGCTATATCATCAGCGCCGTCATGGTGATCCCGCTGGTGACCTACGGTGTAAAACTTATCAGTCGCTTCCAGCTCCTGACCCAACCGTTCTGGATCGTGCTCAACATCCTCCCCTTCCTCTTCATCGCCTTTTCGGACTGGGAGAAGTTCGATCTCTGGCGCGCCTTTGCCGGAATCCGCCACGCATCCGGCCCGCCTGGCACGATTGCGGACTTTAATCTGATCGAGTTCGGCGCCGCCTCCGCCGTCATCCTGGCGCTCATGTCCCAGATCGGCGAACAGGCCGACTTCCTGCGCTTCCTGCCGCCGGACGGGCAGCGCAAATGGCGCCATCGGCTTGCCGTATTTCTGGCCGGTCCCGGCTGGGTGATCATCGGCGCACCGAAGCTGCTCGCCGGCTCCTTCCTTGTCGTGCTGACGTTAAGCGCCGGCGTGCCCGTCGACCGCGCCGCCGATCCGGCGCAGATGTATCTGACCGCTTTCGGCTACATGATCCCCTGGCAGGACGGCGCATTGTTGCTGATGGCGGCCTTCGTCGTCGTTTCACAGCTGAAAATCAACGTGATGAACGCCTATGCGGGCTCACTCGCATGGTCGAACTTCTTCTCGCGCCTGACCCACAGCCACCCCGGCCGCGTCATCTGGCTGATCTTCAACGTCGCGATCGCCCTGCTTCTCATGGAACTTGGCATCTACGGGCTGCTCGAGGAAACGCTGGGCATCTTCTCGATCATCGCCATGGCCTGGCTCTGCACGATCTCGGCCGATCTCTTCATCAACAAGCCGCTTGGCCTTGCACCGCCCGGCATCGAGTTCAAGCGCGCGCATCTCTACGACATCAACCCCGTCGGCCTCGGCGCCATGGGCCTTTCAGCGACGGTGGCGCTGATCGCCCATTTTGGCGCCTTCGGCGTGATCGCCGCTTCGCTCGCACCCTACATCACGCTGGTGATCGCGTTGACGGCTTCGCCGCTGATCGCCTGGGCGACGAAGGGGAAGTTCTATCTAGCGCGCAAGCCGCGCCACAGCTGGAAAAACCTGACGAACATCACCTGCTCCGTCTGCGAGCACCCGTTCGAGCCGGAGGACATGGCCTGGTGCCCCGCCTATGCGGCGCCGATCTGCTCGCTCTGCTGCTCGCTCGACAGCCGCTGCCACGACATGTGCAAGCCGAAGGCGCGATTCAATACGCAGGTCGCCACCGTTGCCAAGGTCCTGTTGCCGGAAACGGTGGTCGAGAAGCTGACCACCCGTCTCGGACGTTATGGTATCGCCGTGGTTCTGGCCCTGACAGCGGTCGGCGCGATCCTTGCGATGATCGCCCATCAGGTCGCCTCTGCCTCGCCGGAGACGGCGGAGGTCGTCAACGGCACCATCCTGATCGTCTTCTTCGTCTTTGCCGTCATAGCCGGCGTCGTCTGCTGGTTCTACGTGCTGGCGCATGACAGCCGCGTCGTCGCCGAAGAGGAATCCTCGCGCCAGAATACCCTGCTGTTGAGGGAAATCGCCGCTCATAAGAAGACTGACGCAGCGCTTCAGAATGCCAAGGAGACGGCAGAGGCCGCGAACCGGGCGAAGAGCCGATATGTCGTCGGCCTCAGCCACGAACTGCGCACGCCGCTCAACGCCGTTCTCGGCTATGCCCAGATTCTGGAGCGCGACGAGACCATCCCCGCGCCGCGCCAGTCGTCCATCAAGGTTATCCGCCGCAGCGCCGAGCATCTTTCCGGCCTGATCGACGGTTTGCTCGACATTTCCAAGATCGAGGCGGGCCGCCTGCAGGTCTATTCGAACGAAATCAACATCCGCGATTTCCTCGACCAGATCGTCGACATGTTCCGCCCGCAGGCGCAGGCGAAGGGCCTTGCTTTCAGCCATGACCGCTCTCCGTCCCTGCCGCACTTCGTCCGCACCGACGAAAAGCGCTTGCGCCAAATCCTGGTCAATCTGCTGTCGAACGCCATCAAGTTTACCGACGAGGGCCGCGTGACCTTCGATGTCGGCTATCGCAGTCAGGTTGCAACCTTCACCATTTCCGACACCGGCCGCGGCATTGCCGAAAAGGATCTAGGCCGCATCTACGAGCCCTTCCAGCGGGGCGAGGCCGACAATATTCGCCCCATGCCGGGGTTGGGATTGGGTTTGACGATCACGCAGCTCCTCACCAACACGCTCGGTGGCGAAATCTCCGTGAGCAGCGAGAAGGACAAGGGCTCGACCTTCCGCGTCCGCCTGATGCTGTCGGCCGTGATGCGCGAGATGATCGCTCCGCCGCAGGAAAAGAAGATCGTCAGCTACGACGGCCCCCGCCGGACGATTGTCGTGGTCGACGACAACGAAGACCATCGCGAGATGATGCGGGAAATCCTGGTGCCGCTCGATTTCGTCGTGCTGACGGCGGGCAACGGCCCCGATTGCCTCACCCTGATCGAAGGCATCCAGCCGGACCTCTTCCTCGTCGACATCTCGATGCCCGGCATGAACGGCTGGCAGCTCGTCTCGCGCCTGCGCGAAACCGGCCAGACCTCCCCGATCGTCATGCTCTCCGCCAATATCGGAGACGCGGCGGCCGCCGCCGGCAGCGACGGCCGTCATAGCGATGCAATCGGCAAACCGGTCGATATCAGGCAGCTTCGCGACAAGCTGGCACTGCATCTTGGCCTGAAGTGGCTCTATGCCGACGCCGCCCAAGCGACCTTCCCCGTGGCGCAACCGCCGATGAAGAGTCCCGGTGCAGCCCATATCGAGGAATTGCTCCGCCTCGGCGAGATCGGCTATATTCGCGGCATCGAAGCAAAGCTGGCAGACCTTGCCAAGGTGGCGGCAAATCAGCCATTTACGGATGAACTCCGCACCTATGTCGCCGCCTTCGACCTTGCCGGCTTCATGACCTTCCTGCACGGCTTCGACGAAAAGGTAGACACCATTGGCTGA